One genomic segment of Dissulfurirhabdus thermomarina includes these proteins:
- a CDS encoding CTP synthase, translating into MRTKFIFITGGVLSSLGKGLAAAAIGALLESRGLRITLQKLDPYINVDPGTMNPFQHGEVFVTDDGAETDLDLGHYERYTNAHLGQRHNYTSGRIYHSVITKERRGDYLGGTVQVIPHVTDEIKEAVLQLEGEADIALIEIGGTVGDIEGLPFLEAIRQLRGDLGKEHTLFVHVTYVPFIRAAGEVKTKPTQHSVKELRSIGIQPDILLCRTEKDLSPDIKAKIALFCDVPEDCVITAKDVDCIYEVPLLFHREGLDERIMTALKMWTRAPVLTPWEDFMAKVRQPQHKVRIAMVGKYVNLRESYKSLNEALFHGGVANSTTVEIDFVNSEDVTGAALARRLARADGVLVPGGFGSRGIPGKIEAIRHARENGVPFLGICLGMQLAVIEFARNVAGLPMADSTEFAPNTPDPVIYLMKEWYDYRTDQVQRRDETTELGGTMRLGAYPCRLADPESKAFMAYGREEISERHRHRYEFNNAYRETLEAHGLRFTGLSPNGELVEIVEIPDHPWFLACQFHPEFKSRPLEPHPLFTSFIQAALARRLAAEAGGGDAK; encoded by the coding sequence ATGAGAACCAAGTTCATCTTCATCACCGGCGGGGTGCTCTCCTCCCTCGGCAAGGGCCTGGCCGCCGCCGCCATCGGCGCCCTCCTCGAAAGCCGCGGTCTCAGAATCACCCTCCAGAAACTCGACCCCTACATCAACGTCGACCCCGGCACCATGAACCCCTTCCAGCACGGAGAGGTCTTCGTGACCGACGACGGCGCCGAGACCGACCTGGACCTCGGCCACTACGAGCGCTACACCAACGCCCACCTCGGCCAGCGCCACAACTACACCTCGGGCCGGATCTACCACAGCGTGATCACCAAGGAGCGGCGCGGCGACTACCTGGGCGGCACCGTCCAGGTCATCCCCCACGTGACCGACGAGATCAAGGAGGCGGTCCTCCAGTTGGAGGGCGAGGCCGACATCGCCCTCATCGAGATCGGGGGCACGGTGGGCGACATCGAGGGGCTCCCCTTCCTGGAGGCCATCCGCCAGCTCCGCGGCGACCTCGGCAAGGAGCACACCCTCTTCGTCCACGTCACCTACGTCCCCTTCATCCGCGCCGCCGGCGAGGTCAAGACCAAGCCGACCCAGCACAGCGTGAAGGAGCTCCGCTCCATCGGCATCCAGCCCGACATCCTCCTCTGCCGGACGGAAAAGGACCTCTCCCCGGACATCAAGGCCAAGATCGCCCTCTTCTGCGACGTCCCGGAGGACTGCGTCATCACCGCCAAGGACGTGGACTGCATCTACGAGGTGCCGCTCCTCTTCCACCGGGAGGGGCTCGACGAGCGGATCATGACCGCCCTCAAGATGTGGACCCGGGCCCCGGTCCTCACCCCGTGGGAGGACTTCATGGCCAAGGTCCGCCAGCCCCAGCACAAGGTCCGGATCGCCATGGTGGGGAAATACGTGAACCTCCGGGAGTCTTACAAGAGCCTGAACGAGGCCCTCTTCCACGGGGGGGTGGCCAACAGCACCACCGTGGAGATCGACTTCGTCAACTCGGAGGACGTCACCGGGGCGGCGCTAGCCCGGCGCCTGGCCCGCGCCGACGGCGTCCTGGTGCCGGGCGGGTTCGGCTCCCGGGGCATCCCCGGCAAGATCGAGGCCATCCGGCACGCCCGCGAAAACGGCGTCCCCTTCCTCGGCATCTGCCTCGGGATGCAGCTGGCGGTCATCGAGTTCGCCCGGAACGTGGCGGGGCTGCCCATGGCCGACAGCACGGAGTTCGCCCCCAACACCCCCGACCCGGTGATCTACCTCATGAAGGAGTGGTACGACTACCGCACCGACCAGGTCCAGCGCCGGGACGAGACCACCGAACTCGGCGGCACCATGCGGCTCGGTGCCTATCCCTGCCGCCTGGCCGACCCGGAGAGCAAGGCCTTCATGGCCTACGGCCGCGAGGAGATCTCCGAACGCCACCGCCACCGCTACGAGTTCAACAACGCCTACCGCGAGACCCTGGAGGCCCACGGCCTCCGGTTCACGGGGCTGAGCCCCAACGGCGAGCTGGTGGAGATCGTGGAGATCCCGGACCACCCCTGGTTCCTCGCCTGCCAGTTCCACCCGGAGTTCAAGTCGCGGCCCCTGGAGCCCCATCCCCTGTTCACGAGCTTCATCCAGGCCGCCCTGGCCCGCAGGCTCGCCGCCGAGGCGGGCGGAGGAGACGCCAAGTGA
- a CDS encoding AsmA-like C-terminal domain-containing protein produces MRPRRLRRLLPALVLPLALVVWLGPYLVGLEAVRARVLQAARARLGPATRLAAIRWSWLPRPAVTLSGVHIELPGLVLDAPAVELVPDPIGLAHGRPALWEVRLASPSARIEPAAWHRPGSPAHAEPAGARFVPPPIRRVRVTEGRIVLRDGPRRIDLTGVEARIGLSERPLTLEVTCTPGLADRLEVHGTLEPGTLRYRLRVALKGLRPASAVGAWGLRHPLAPRDLVLNLQGDVSGDGTGAFEGRFTGDIPCLVLRPGEEDISFACGALAFQVVRDGDAWTVGLDRLDLSDPRLRISGRIRYLAETGGARRSRLALDLRAADVDLGGVRRKVLALWGGHPVARKVCDIVRGGTATAAGFSFEGPPSWLNRLDKMRITATVRGTEVHVPGLSLTDTAGEVRIVDGLLVGENLSTRLDHTFGHDGTLRLGLHGADPAFHLDIAVDVDMADLVPVLRGIVHGDALRSELDRFRDLSGRAEGRLRIGERLHAPKVRVDVSAMDFSGRYARLPWPFTVRRGRLALRPEKVTWTGIEAEVGPHRLREVAGSITLGRRQDLRMEGAGEISAGPLLAGLSAVPAAARALSPFLAHARGRITVSRFTLAGPWSRPAAWRYEAEATALDLRLDGPALPAGLRLRRVDLLVNQERVTLRRAEADVKGLPLSAAGSVRFGGPKAARGGWLDVEGAMGRTLAMWLEGRGWLPAAYRPRLPCRIENAHLAWDAAGARFSGDLFPGRRGGAATDRVAVRLSVTPGHLRIERLSLESRGEKGELSLDLDRRRGGLRLAWAGAIRKTSLDRLLSRNRLLSGEMDGNFTLAFDPDRPGRTRVTGRARVRHLRWPWGLRRPVDVEQLKVSGHGGSARLDVLILGIGPERVHLKGDIRATRAALVLDLEAASPRLTWENLASFLPAAGEKKGGTPPSGRRRWPVDLELRFRVKAFRVAEKTLERASTSGHVFTVRRAVGKIGLTPAGDLHLRVTRAELCGLGLGLRWDTHGAETRMDLNATAAALPFETALPCLGRPQRLISGRADLALELSGRPGTWTGGRLVLRSDGGRIHKFTLISKLFSLLNVIELFKGHLPDLTTEGFGYSRMDIQGTVADNRLTLTRAAVKGEGMDLFATGDIRLDGPTLDLMLLVAPLKSVDAVVKKVPLLGYVLAGERGTLVTIAFRVRGPAGDPKISPLPAEALGKGVLGILGRAVGLPLHILKPVLGGGEDDRPAPVDAPRKGR; encoded by the coding sequence ATGAGACCGCGGCGGCTGCGGCGCCTCCTCCCCGCCCTCGTGCTCCCCCTGGCCCTCGTGGTCTGGCTGGGTCCCTACCTCGTGGGCCTCGAGGCCGTCCGGGCCCGCGTCCTCCAGGCGGCCCGGGCCCGCCTCGGGCCCGCCACCCGCCTGGCGGCCATCCGGTGGTCCTGGCTCCCGCGCCCGGCGGTCACCCTCTCGGGGGTGCACATCGAGCTACCCGGCCTGGTGCTGGACGCCCCGGCCGTGGAACTGGTCCCGGACCCCATCGGGCTCGCCCACGGCCGGCCGGCCCTCTGGGAGGTCCGGCTCGCCTCCCCGTCGGCGCGGATAGAACCGGCCGCGTGGCACCGGCCGGGGAGCCCGGCACACGCCGAGCCGGCCGGGGCGCGGTTCGTCCCGCCGCCGATCCGCCGGGTCCGGGTGACGGAGGGGCGGATCGTCCTCCGCGACGGCCCGCGCCGGATCGACCTCACCGGGGTCGAGGCGCGGATCGGGCTCTCGGAGCGGCCCCTCACCCTGGAGGTCACGTGCACCCCCGGCCTTGCCGACCGACTCGAGGTGCACGGCACCCTCGAACCCGGGACACTCCGCTACCGGCTCCGCGTCGCGCTCAAGGGTCTCCGGCCGGCGTCCGCCGTGGGGGCCTGGGGCCTCCGGCACCCGCTGGCGCCCCGGGACCTCGTCCTCAACCTGCAGGGCGACGTCAGCGGGGACGGCACCGGCGCCTTCGAGGGCCGGTTCACCGGCGACATCCCCTGCCTGGTCCTCCGCCCCGGCGAGGAGGACATCTCCTTCGCCTGCGGCGCCCTGGCCTTCCAGGTGGTCCGGGACGGTGACGCGTGGACCGTGGGCCTCGACCGCCTGGACCTCTCGGATCCCCGCCTGCGGATCTCGGGCCGGATCCGCTACCTGGCCGAAACCGGAGGGGCCCGCCGTTCCCGCCTCGCCCTCGATCTCCGGGCCGCCGACGTGGACCTCGGCGGCGTCCGGCGCAAGGTGCTCGCCCTCTGGGGCGGGCATCCCGTGGCCCGAAAGGTCTGCGACATCGTCCGGGGAGGCACCGCCACCGCCGCCGGTTTCTCCTTCGAGGGGCCGCCCTCCTGGCTGAACCGGCTGGACAAGATGCGGATCACCGCCACGGTCCGGGGCACGGAGGTCCATGTCCCAGGTCTCTCGCTCACGGACACGGCCGGCGAGGTACGGATCGTGGACGGCCTCTTGGTGGGCGAAAACCTCTCCACCCGCCTGGACCACACCTTCGGCCATGACGGCACCCTGCGGCTCGGCCTCCACGGCGCGGACCCGGCCTTCCACCTGGACATCGCCGTGGACGTGGACATGGCGGACCTGGTCCCGGTGCTCAGGGGGATCGTCCACGGCGATGCGCTCCGGTCGGAGCTCGACCGATTCCGTGACCTGTCCGGCCGGGCCGAGGGGCGGCTTCGGATCGGGGAGCGACTCCATGCCCCCAAGGTCCGCGTCGACGTCTCGGCCATGGACTTCTCCGGCCGCTACGCCCGCCTCCCCTGGCCATTCACCGTCCGCCGCGGCCGCCTCGCCCTGCGCCCCGAGAAGGTGACCTGGACCGGGATCGAGGCCGAGGTGGGCCCCCACCGGCTGCGGGAGGTGGCCGGGAGCATCACCCTCGGGCGCCGCCAGGATCTCCGCATGGAGGGCGCCGGCGAGATCTCGGCCGGTCCCCTGCTGGCGGGGCTGTCGGCCGTCCCCGCGGCCGCCCGGGCGCTGTCGCCTTTCCTCGCCCATGCCCGGGGCCGGATCACCGTTTCCCGGTTCACCCTCGCCGGCCCGTGGTCCCGCCCGGCGGCCTGGCGGTACGAGGCCGAGGCCACCGCCCTCGACCTCCGCCTGGACGGTCCCGCACTGCCCGCCGGCCTGCGCCTCCGCCGGGTGGACCTCCTGGTGAACCAGGAGCGGGTCACCCTCCGCCGGGCGGAGGCCGACGTGAAGGGCCTCCCCCTCAGCGCCGCCGGCTCGGTGCGCTTCGGCGGGCCGAAGGCGGCGCGCGGCGGCTGGCTGGACGTGGAGGGCGCCATGGGCCGCACCCTGGCGATGTGGCTCGAAGGACGTGGCTGGCTCCCCGCCGCCTACCGGCCCCGCCTCCCGTGCCGGATCGAGAACGCCCACCTGGCCTGGGACGCGGCCGGGGCCCGCTTCAGCGGCGACCTCTTTCCCGGCCGCCGCGGCGGCGCGGCGACGGACCGGGTGGCCGTCCGCCTCTCGGTGACACCCGGCCACCTCCGGATCGAGCGCCTCTCCCTGGAAAGCCGCGGGGAGAAGGGGGAACTCTCCCTGGATCTCGACCGGCGGCGGGGGGGGCTTCGCCTGGCATGGGCCGGGGCCATCCGGAAGACATCCCTGGACCGGCTCCTTTCCCGGAACCGCCTGCTCTCCGGCGAGATGGACGGGAACTTCACCCTGGCCTTCGATCCCGACCGGCCCGGGCGGACCCGCGTCACCGGCCGGGCCCGGGTCCGCCACCTCCGCTGGCCCTGGGGGCTCCGCCGCCCCGTGGACGTGGAACAGCTCAAGGTCTCGGGTCACGGCGGCTCGGCGCGGCTGGACGTCCTGATCCTCGGGATCGGGCCGGAACGGGTCCATCTCAAGGGAGACATCCGGGCCACGCGGGCGGCCCTGGTGCTGGACCTCGAGGCCGCCTCCCCCCGCCTGACCTGGGAGAACCTGGCCTCCTTCCTCCCCGCCGCCGGGGAAAAGAAAGGCGGGACCCCGCCGTCGGGACGCCGGCGCTGGCCCGTGGACCTCGAGCTCCGTTTCCGGGTGAAGGCCTTCCGCGTGGCCGAGAAGACGCTGGAACGGGCCTCGACCTCGGGCCACGTCTTCACGGTACGCCGGGCCGTAGGCAAGATCGGGCTCACCCCGGCCGGCGACCTCCATCTCCGGGTGACCCGGGCGGAGCTCTGCGGCCTCGGGCTGGGACTCCGGTGGGACACCCACGGCGCCGAGACCCGGATGGATCTCAACGCCACCGCCGCCGCCCTCCCCTTCGAGACGGCACTCCCCTGCCTCGGCCGGCCCCAGCGGCTCATCTCCGGCCGGGCCGACCTCGCCCTGGAGCTGTCGGGACGCCCGGGGACCTGGACCGGCGGGCGGCTGGTGCTCCGCTCCGACGGCGGCCGCATCCACAAGTTCACCCTGATCTCCAAGCTCTTTTCCCTGCTCAACGTCATCGAGCTCTTCAAGGGCCACCTCCCGGACCTCACCACGGAGGGGTTCGGCTACAGCCGGATGGACATCCAGGGCACCGTGGCGGACAACCGGCTCACCCTCACCCGGGCCGCGGTCAAGGGAGAAGGGATGGACCTCTTCGCCACGGGCGACATCCGCCTGGACGGTCCCACCCTGGACCTCATGCTGCTCGTGGCGCCGCTCAAGAGCGTGGACGCCGTTGTGAAGAAGGTCCCGCTCCTGGGCTACGTGCTGGCCGGGGAACGGGGGACACTGGTCACCATCGCCTTCCGGGTCAGGGGGCCCGCCGGCGACCCGAAGATCTCGCCGCTGCCCGCCGAGGCCCTCGGAAAGGGTGTCCTGGGCATCCTGGGCCGGGCCGTGGGGCTGCCCCTCCACATCCTGAAACCCGTCCTGGGCGGCGGGGAAGACGACCGGCCCGCCCCGGTTGATGCCCCCCGAAAAGGCCGGTAG
- a CDS encoding cob(I)yrinic acid a,c-diamide adenosyltransferase, protein MSGTASKPEPPPDRRFVQVYTGDGKGKTTAALGLVLRAAGAGWRVLVLQFLKRGDFSEIKALRRLPGVEVRQFGTGRFVRGRPSEADLRAARDGLRLAESALASGAYDLVVLDEANVAAHFGMLEAADLAALLDRRPPGVEVVLTGRWAPPEVLERADLVTEMRSVRHYYDRGIPAREGIER, encoded by the coding sequence ATGAGCGGCACCGCATCGAAGCCAGAGCCCCCGCCGGATCGCCGCTTCGTCCAGGTCTACACCGGCGACGGCAAGGGAAAGACCACCGCCGCCCTGGGCCTGGTGCTCCGGGCGGCGGGCGCCGGGTGGCGGGTCCTGGTGCTCCAGTTCCTCAAGCGGGGGGACTTCAGCGAGATCAAGGCGCTCCGGCGGCTGCCCGGCGTGGAGGTCCGGCAGTTCGGGACGGGACGCTTCGTGAGGGGACGCCCCTCGGAGGCGGACCTGCGGGCGGCCCGGGACGGGCTCCGGCTGGCGGAATCCGCCCTGGCCTCGGGGGCGTACGACCTCGTCGTCCTCGACGAGGCCAACGTGGCCGCCCACTTCGGCATGCTGGAGGCGGCCGACCTGGCGGCGCTCCTGGACCGGAGGCCCCCCGGCGTGGAGGTGGTGCTCACCGGGCGGTGGGCCCCGCCGGAGGTCCTCGAGCGGGCGGACCTCGTCACCGAGATGCGATCCGTCCGCCACTACTACGACCGGGGCATCCCGGCGCGGGAAGGAATCGAGCGATGA
- a CDS encoding precorrin-8X methylmutase, whose protein sequence is MTASSGPAARAAVTPGGEIEARSLEILARELGPVDLPPGELAVVHRVIHATADFDFARTLRFHPRAVAAGVAAIRSGKSILADVGMVAAGIDKIRLGRFGGSVEVPIHDPACAERAAARGITRAAAAMELGAAPHVGIVAVGNAPTALLRVLDMVAAGAFRPDLVVGVPVGFVSAAESKDRLAGADVPFITALGRKGGSSVAAAAVNALLRLAEAA, encoded by the coding sequence ATGACGGCGAGCAGCGGACCGGCCGCCCGGGCGGCCGTCACCCCGGGGGGGGAGATCGAGGCCCGAAGCCTCGAGATCCTCGCCCGCGAGCTCGGCCCCGTGGACCTCCCCCCGGGCGAGCTCGCCGTGGTGCACCGGGTCATCCATGCCACCGCCGACTTCGACTTCGCCCGCACCCTCCGTTTCCATCCCCGGGCCGTGGCGGCCGGGGTCGCGGCCATCCGGTCCGGGAAGTCCATCCTCGCCGACGTCGGGATGGTGGCCGCCGGCATCGACAAGATCCGGCTCGGCCGCTTCGGCGGCAGTGTCGAGGTCCCCATCCACGACCCGGCCTGCGCCGAGCGGGCCGCCGCCCGGGGGATCACCCGGGCGGCGGCGGCCATGGAGCTGGGAGCCGCCCCCCACGTGGGCATCGTGGCGGTGGGCAACGCCCCGACGGCCCTCCTCCGGGTCCTGGACATGGTGGCGGCGGGGGCCTTCCGCCCCGACCTGGTGGTGGGCGTGCCCGTGGGATTCGTCAGCGCGGCCGAGTCCAAGGACCGCCTGGCCGGGGCCGACGTACCCTTCATCACCGCCCTGGGGCGGAAGGGGGGCAGCTCCGTGGCCGCGGCGGCGGTCAACGCCCTCCTGCGCCTGGCCGAGGCGGCATGA
- the kdsA gene encoding 3-deoxy-8-phosphooctulonate synthase yields the protein MTRRTETVAIGNERVGGGTAPLLIGGPCVLEDVDTALEVGRRLGAAARAAGFGYVFKASFDKANRTSIRSYRGPGLEAGLRMLGEIRERLGVPVLSDIHTPDQAAPAAEVLDCLQIPAFLCRQTDLLVAAARTGRPVNIKKAQFMAPWDMAHAVAKVREAGGRGVLLTERGTVFGYNNLVVDMRSLPLLAEIGPPVIFDATHSVQLPGGGEGCSAGQRQFVAPLARAAVAAGVDGVFMEVHPDPDRARCDGPNSLTPDQAEALLRELAAIHRALTP from the coding sequence GTGACCCGGCGCACCGAGACCGTGGCCATCGGGAACGAACGGGTGGGTGGCGGCACGGCCCCGCTCCTCATCGGCGGCCCCTGCGTGCTCGAGGACGTCGACACCGCCCTGGAGGTGGGCCGGCGCCTCGGGGCGGCCGCCCGGGCCGCCGGCTTCGGCTACGTCTTCAAGGCCTCCTTCGACAAGGCCAACCGGACCTCCATCCGCTCCTACCGGGGGCCCGGCCTCGAGGCGGGGCTCCGGATGCTCGGGGAGATCCGGGAGCGGCTGGGCGTCCCGGTCCTCTCCGACATCCACACCCCGGATCAGGCCGCGCCCGCCGCCGAGGTCCTCGACTGCCTCCAGATCCCGGCCTTCCTGTGCCGGCAGACCGATCTCCTCGTGGCCGCCGCCCGCACCGGCCGCCCGGTGAACATCAAGAAGGCCCAGTTCATGGCCCCCTGGGACATGGCCCACGCCGTGGCGAAGGTCCGGGAGGCGGGCGGCCGGGGCGTGCTCCTCACGGAGCGCGGGACGGTCTTCGGCTACAACAACCTCGTGGTGGACATGCGGAGCCTGCCCCTCCTGGCGGAGATCGGCCCCCCGGTGATCTTCGACGCCACCCACAGCGTGCAGCTTCCGGGCGGCGGCGAGGGCTGCTCCGCCGGCCAGCGGCAGTTCGTGGCACCGCTGGCCCGGGCCGCCGTGGCCGCCGGGGTGGACGGCGTCTTCATGGAGGTGCACCCGGACCCGGACCGCGCCCGCTGCGACGGGCCCAACAGCCTCACCCCCGACCAGGCCGAGGCCCTCCTCCGGGAGCTGGCCGCCATCCACCGGGCCCTCACCCCCTGA
- the lptC gene encoding LPS export ABC transporter periplasmic protein LptC, translating into MKVPPRLRTLLAVLFVAAALAVLALPGTFLDRGQEWMPGLPAMKADMTLEGIRYRRDEDGRLRVRVLAESGARFRAARLLRLEAVKADFFPDAGGRVHLRAREGEFQEAEGLLTLQGDVVLRTADGKVLETERLFLDQKARRIWSTEPVRMAGAGIEIRGEGFEFLPDEGRLRVFHQTTLLRPGAAPAP; encoded by the coding sequence TTGAAGGTCCCCCCCCGCCTCCGCACACTCCTGGCGGTGCTCTTCGTGGCCGCGGCCCTGGCCGTACTGGCCCTCCCGGGAACCTTCCTCGACCGGGGCCAGGAATGGATGCCCGGCCTGCCCGCCATGAAGGCGGACATGACCCTCGAGGGCATCCGCTACCGCCGGGACGAGGACGGCCGCCTCCGGGTCCGCGTCCTCGCCGAATCGGGCGCCCGCTTCCGGGCGGCCCGCCTCCTCCGGCTCGAGGCGGTGAAGGCCGACTTCTTCCCCGACGCGGGCGGCCGGGTCCACCTGCGCGCCCGGGAGGGGGAGTTCCAGGAGGCCGAGGGGCTCCTCACCCTCCAGGGCGACGTGGTGCTCCGCACCGCCGACGGCAAGGTGCTGGAGACGGAGCGCCTCTTCCTCGACCAGAAGGCGCGCCGCATCTGGAGCACCGAACCCGTCCGGATGGCGGGGGCCGGCATCGAGATCCGGGGCGAGGGCTTCGAGTTCCTCCCGGACGAGGGAAGGCTCCGGGTCTTTCACCAGACCACCCTCCTCCGGCCGGGGGCGGCCCCGGCCCCCTGA
- a CDS encoding KdsC family phosphatase — protein MPHTDPDILLEKARRIRLLVLDVDGVLTDGRITYTAEGVQVQSFHVRDGFGIKRLQEAGVAVAILSARRSEALARRAAELGIDRVIQGKESKTAAFDGLLAETGLTDDEVAYVGDDWVDLPILRRVGLAVAVADAAPPLADYAHFVTARPGGRGAVREVCDLILRAQNRWADCLNRYLNPGVP, from the coding sequence ATGCCCCACACCGATCCCGACATCCTCCTCGAAAAGGCCCGGCGGATCCGGCTCCTGGTCCTCGACGTCGACGGCGTCCTGACGGACGGGCGGATCACCTACACGGCGGAGGGCGTCCAGGTCCAGAGCTTCCACGTTCGGGACGGGTTCGGCATCAAGCGGCTCCAGGAGGCCGGGGTGGCGGTGGCCATCCTGAGCGCCCGGAGGTCGGAGGCCCTGGCGCGGCGGGCCGCGGAACTCGGGATCGACCGGGTGATCCAGGGAAAGGAGTCCAAGACCGCGGCCTTCGACGGGCTCCTCGCCGAGACCGGCCTGACCGACGACGAGGTGGCCTACGTGGGCGACGACTGGGTGGATCTGCCCATCCTGCGCCGCGTGGGACTCGCCGTGGCCGTGGCCGACGCGGCGCCGCCGCTGGCCGACTACGCCCACTTCGTCACGGCCCGGCCCGGGGGCCGGGGGGCGGTCCGGGAGGTCTGCGACCTGATCCTCCGCGCCCAAAACCGCTGGGCCGACTGCCTCAACCGCTACCTCAACCCCGGCGTGCCTTGA